A DNA window from Rhinolophus sinicus isolate RSC01 linkage group LG10, ASM3656204v1, whole genome shotgun sequence contains the following coding sequences:
- the USP19 gene encoding ubiquitin carboxyl-terminal hydrolase 19 isoform X20, producing the protein MSGGTSATGPRRGPPGLEEATSKKKQKDRANQESKDGDPRRGGSVSTPQEEQTKEELLLDWKQSADEVIVKLRVGAGPLRLEEVDTAFTDTDCVVRLPDGRQWGGVFYAEIESSCAKVQARKGGLLQLALPKKVPLLTWPSLLKPLGTQELVSGLQCQENGQEPSPIALEPGPEPRRAKQEARNQKRAQGRGEVGAGAGPGAQAGPSAKRAVHLRRGPEGEGSRDGPGPRGDAPPFLAESATQAEAEEQLQVPLLNPQTCLLGSEESLALLAGEKAVSPRNDPVSPAMTRSQDPEKGDRSKEEMAVAADAAPLVDEPDMVNLAFVKNDSYEKGPDSVVVHVYVKEICRDTSRVLFREQDFMLIFQTRDGNFLRLHPGCGPHTIFRWQVKLRNLIEPEQCTFCFTASRIDICLRKRQSQRWGGLEAPAARVGGAKVVVPTGPTPLDSTPPGGAPHPLTGQEEARAVEKEKPKARSEDTALDGVAARTPMEHVAPKPEPHLASPKPTCMVPPMPHSPVSGDSVEEEEEEEKKVCLPGFTGLVNLGNTCFMNSVIQSLSNTRELRDFFHDRSFEAEINYNNPLGTGGRLAIGFAVLLRALWKGTHHAFQPSKLKAIVASKASQFTGYAQHDAQEFMAFLLDGLHEDLNRIQNKPYTETVDSDGRPDEVVAEEAWQRHKMRNDSFIVDLFQGQYKSKLVCPVCAKVSITFDPFLYLPVPLPQKQKVLPVFYFAREPHSKPIKFLVSISKENSSASEVLDSLSQSVHVKPENLRLAEVIKNRFHRVFLPSQSLDTVSPSDTLLCFELLSPELAKERVVVLEVQQRPQVPSIPISKCAACQRKQQSEDEKLKRCTRCYRVGYCNQLCQKTHWPDHKGLCRPENIGYPFLVSVPASRLTYARLAQLLEGYARYSVSVFQPPFQPGRMALEAQGPGCTTLLSTSSLEAGDSERDSIQPPELQLVTPVAEGDTGIARAWAAPDRCPVPSTSGVSSEMLASGSIDVGSMPAGERVSRPEAAVPGYQHPSEAMNSHTSQFLIYKIDSSNREQRLEDKGDTPLELGDDCSLALVWRNNERLPEFVLVASKELECAEDAGSAGEAARAGHFTLDQCLNLFTRPEVLAPEEAWYCPQCKQHREASKQLLLWRLPNVLIVQLKRFSFRSFIWRDKINDLVEFPVRNLDLSKFCIGQKEEQLPSYDLYAVINHYGGMIGGHYTACARLPSDRSSQRSDVGWRLFDDSTVTTVDESQVVTRYAYVLFYRRRNSPVERPPRAGHSEHHPDLGPAAEAAASQGLGPGQAPEVAPTRTAPERFAPPVDRPAPTYSNMEEVD; encoded by the exons AATTGTTGCTTGATTGGAAGCAGAGTGCAGATGAGGTGATTGTCAAGCTGCGTGTGGGAGCTGGTCCCCTGCGGCTGGAGGAGGTGGATACTGCTTTCACGGACACGGACTGTGTGGTGCGGCTTCCAG ATGGTCGGCAGTGGGGTGGTGTTTTCTATGCTGAGATAGAAAGTTCTTGCGCCAAAGTACAGGCTCGCAAAGGTGGCCTCCTGCAGCTGGCATTGCCCAAGAAGGTGCCTCtgctcacatggccttctctCCTG AAACCTCTGGGGACCCAGGAGTTGGTGTCAGGGCTACAGTGCCAGGAGAATGGGCAGGAGCCGTCTCCCATTGCCCTGGAGCCAGGCCCTGAGCCCCGCAGGGCTAAGCAAGAGGCTCGGAACCAGAAGCGGGCCCAGGGACGTGGTGAGGTAGGCGCGGGGGCTGGCCCCGGGGCCCAGGCAGGGCCCAGCGCCAAGAGGGCTGTGCATCTCCGCAGAGGGCCAGAGGGGGAAGGGTCCAGAGATGGCCCTGGACCCCGGGGCGATGCCCCCCCCTTCCTGGCTGAGTCAGCTACCCAG GCTGAGGCTGAGGAACAGCTCCAGGTACCACTGCTGAACCCCCAGACCTGCCTCCTGGGCTCGGAGGAGAGTCTAGCACTTTTGGCAGGAGAGAAGGCAGTGTCCCCCAGGAATGACCCAGTCTCCCCCGCCATGACTCGGAGCCAAGACCCTGAGAAAGGTGATCGTTCCAAAGAGGAGATGGCAGTAGCAGCAGATGCTGCACCCTTGGTGGATG AGCCCGACATGGTGAACCTGGCATTTGTCAAGAATGACTCGTATGAGAAAGGGCCGGACTCCGTGGTGGTGCACGTATACGTGAAGGAAATCTGCAGGGACACCTCTCGCGTGCTCTTCCGTGAGCAGGACTTCATGCTTATCTTCCAGACCAG GGATGGAAACTTCCTGAGGCTGCACCCGGGCTGTGGGCCTCACACCATCTTCCGTTGGCAGGTGAAGCTCAG GAACCTGATTGAGCCAGAGCAGTGCACCTTCTGCTTCACGGCCTCTCGCATTGACATCTGCCTCCGAAAGCGGCAGAGTCAGCGCTGGGGGGGCCTGGAGGCCCCAGCTGCACGAG TGGGTGGTGCAAAGGTGGTCGTGCCGACAGGTCCAACCCCTCTGGATTCAACCCCACCGGGAGGTGCCCCACACCCCCTGACAGGCCAGGAGGAAGCCCGGGCTGTGGAGAAGGAGAAACCGAAGGCTCGATCTGAGGACACAGCGCTGGATGGTGTGGCAGCCCGCACCCCCATGGAGCATGTAGCCCCAAAGCCAGAGCCACACCTGGCCTCG CCCAAGCCCACATGTATGGTGCCCCCAATGCCCCACAGCCCTGTGAGTGGAGACAGcgtggaggaagaggaggaagaagagaagaaggtgTGTCTGCCGGGCTTCACTGGCCTTGTCAATCTCGGTAACACTTGCTTCATGAACAGTGTCATTCAGTCTCTGTCCAACACTCGGGAGCTCCGGGACTTCTTCCATG ACCGCTCCTTTGAGGCCGAGATCAACTACAACAACCCACTGGGGACAGGTGGGCGTCTGGCCATTGGCTTTGCCGTGCTGCTGCGGGCGCTGTGGAAGGGCACCCACCATGCCTTCCAGCCTTCTAAGTTGAAG GCCATTGTGGCGAGCAAGGCCAGCCAGTTCACAGGCTATGCACAGCACGATGCCCAGGAATTCATGGCTTTCCTGTTGGATGGGCTGCACGAGGACCTGAACCGCATACAGAACAAGCCGTACACGGAGACAGTGGACTCAGATGGGCGGCCCGATGAG GTGGTGGCGGAGGAGGCATGGCAGCGGCACAAGATGAGGAATGACTCTTTCATCGTGGACCTGTTTCAGGGCCAGTACAAGTCGAAGCTGGTGTGCCCTGTGTGTGCCAAG GTCTCCATCACGTTTGACCCATTCCTGTACCTGCCAGTGCCCTTGCCACAGAAGCAAAAGGTTCTACCCGTCTTCTATTTTGCCCGGGAGCCCCACAGCAAGCCCATCAAG TTCCTGGTGAGCATCAGCAAGGAGAACTCCAGTGCAAGTGAAGTGTTGGACTCCCTCTCTCAGAGTGTCCATGTGAAGCCTGAGAACCTGCGTCTGGCCGAG GTGATTAAGAATCGCTTCCACCGTGTATTCCTGCCCTCCCAGTCATTGGACACTGTGTCCCCATCCGACACGCTCCTCTGCTTCGAGCTGTTATCCCCAGAGTTGGCCAAGGAGCGGGTGGTGGTGCTAGAGGTACAACAG CGCCCCCAGGTGCCCAGCATCCCGATCTCCAAGTGTGCAGCCTGCCAGCGGAAGCAGCAGTCCGAGGACGAGAAGCTGAAACGCTGCACCCGGTGCTATCGTGTGGGCTACTGCAACCA GCTCTGCCAGAAAACCCACTGGCCTGACCATAAGGGCCTCTGCCGCCCTGAGAACATTGGCTACCCCTTCCTGGTCAGTGTACCTGCCTCACGCCTCACTTATGCCCGTCTTGCTCAGTTGCTAGAGGGCTATGCCCG GTATTCTGTGAGCGTATTCCAGCCACCCTTCCAGCCTGGCCGCATGGCCTTGGAGGCCCAGGGCCCTGGCTGCACCACGTTGCTCTCCACTAGCTCCCTGGAGGCTGGGGACAGTGAGAGGGACTCCATTCAGCCACCTGAGCTCCAACTGGTGACCCCCGTGGCTGAGGGGGACACAGGGATTGCCCGGGCATGGGCAGCCCCTGATCGGTGCCCTGTGCCCAGCACCAGTGGGGTTTCTTCCGAGATGCTGGCCAGTGGGTCCATTGATGTTGGCTCCATGCCTGCTGGTGAAAGGGTGTCCCGGCCCGAAG CTGCTGTGCCCGGCTACCAACATCCAAGTGAAGCCATGAATTCCCACACATCCCagttccttatctataaaattgacTCATCCAACCGAGAGCAGCGGCTAGAGGACAAAG GAGATACCCCACTGGAGCTGGGTGATGACTGCAGCCTGGCTCTTGTCTGGCGGAACAACGAGCGCCTGCCAGAGTTCGTGTTGGTGGCCTCCAAGGAGCTGGAATGTGCGGAGGATGCAGGCTCTGCCGGGGAAGCTGCCCGTGCCGGCCACTTCACTCTGGACCAGTGCCTGAACCTCTTCACGCGGCCGGAGGTGCTGGCACCCGAGGAGGCTTG GTACTGCCCACAGTGCAAACAACACCGCGAGGCCTCCAAGCAGCTGCTGCTGTGGCGCCTGCCCAACGTGCTCATTGTGCAGCTCAAGCGCTTCTCCTTCCGCAGTTTCATCTGGCGTGACAAGATCAACGACTTAGTGGAGTTCCCTGTTCG GAACCTGGACCTGAGCAAGTTCTGCATTGGTCAGAAAGAGGAGCAGCTGCCCAGCTACGACCTGTATGCCGTCATCAACCACTACGGAGGCATGATCGGTGGTCACTACACCGCCTGTGCACGCCTGCCCAGTGACCGCAGCAGCCAGCGCAGCGACGTGG GCTGGCGCTTGTTTGATGACAGCACGGTGACAACAGTAGACGAGAGCCAGGTTGTGACGCGTTATGCCTATGTACTCTTCTACCGCCGGCGGAACTCTCCTGTGGAGAGGCCCCCCCGGGCAGGTCACTCTGAGCACCACCCAGACCTAGGCCCTGCagctgaggctgctgccagccag GGACTAGGCCCTGGCCAGGCCCCCGAGGTGGCCCCCACGCGGACAGCCCCTGAACGCTTCGCCCCCCCTGTGGACCGCCCAGCCCCCACCTACAGCAACATGGAGGAGGTCGATTAG
- the USP19 gene encoding ubiquitin carboxyl-terminal hydrolase 19 isoform X17 — protein MSGGTSATGPRRGPPGLEEATSKKKQKDRANQESKDGDPRRGSVSTPQEEQTKEELLLDWKQSADEVIVKLRVGAGPLRLEEVDTAFTDTDCVVRLPDGRQWGGVFYAEIESSCAKVQARKGGLLQLALPKKVPLLTWPSLLKKPLGTQELVSGLQCQENGQEPSPIALEPGPEPRRAKQEARNQKRAQGRGEVGAGAGPGAQAGPSAKRAVHLRRGPEGEGSRDGPGPRGDAPPFLAESATQAEAEEQLQVPLLNPQTCLLGSEESLALLAGEKAVSPRNDPVSPAMTRSQDPEKGDRSKEEMAVAADAAPLVDEPDMVNLAFVKNDSYEKGPDSVVVHVYVKEICRDTSRVLFREQDFMLIFQTRDGNFLRLHPGCGPHTIFRWQVKLRNLIEPEQCTFCFTASRIDICLRKRQSQRWGGLEAPAARGAVGGAKVVVPTGPTPLDSTPPGGAPHPLTGQEEARAVEKEKPKARSEDTALDGVAARTPMEHVAPKPEPHLASPKPTCMVPPMPHSPVSGDSVEEEEEEEKKVCLPGFTGLVNLGNTCFMNSVIQSLSNTRELRDFFHDRSFEAEINYNNPLGTGGRLAIGFAVLLRALWKGTHHAFQPSKLKAIVASKASQFTGYAQHDAQEFMAFLLDGLHEDLNRIQNKPYTETVDSDGRPDEVVAEEAWQRHKMRNDSFIVDLFQGQYKSKLVCPVCAKVSITFDPFLYLPVPLPQKQKVLPVFYFAREPHSKPIKFLVSISKENSSASEVLDSLSQSVHVKPENLRLAEVIKNRFHRVFLPSQSLDTVSPSDTLLCFELLSPELAKERVVVLEVQQRPQVPSIPISKCAACQRKQQSEDEKLKRCTRCYRVGYCNQLCQKTHWPDHKGLCRPENIGYPFLVSVPASRLTYARLAQLLEGYARYSVSVFQPPFQPGRMALEAQGPGCTTLLSTSSLEAGDSERDSIQPPELQLVTPVAEGDTGIARAWAAPDRCPVPSTSGVSSEMLASGSIDVGSMPAGERVSRPEAAVPGYQHPSEAMNSHTSQFLIYKIDSSNREQRLEDKGDTPLELGDDCSLALVWRNNERLPEFVLVASKELECAEDAGSAGEAARAGHFTLDQCLNLFTRPEVLAPEEAWYCPQCKQHREASKQLLLWRLPNVLIVQLKRFSFRSFIWRDKINDLVEFPVRNLDLSKFCIGQKEEQLPSYDLYAVINHYGGMIGGHYTACARLPSDRSSQRSDVGWRLFDDSTVTTVDESQVVTRYAYVLFYRRRNSPVERPPRAGHSEHHPDLGPAAEAAASQGLGPGQAPEVAPTRTAPERFAPPVDRPAPTYSNMEEVD, from the exons AATTGTTGCTTGATTGGAAGCAGAGTGCAGATGAGGTGATTGTCAAGCTGCGTGTGGGAGCTGGTCCCCTGCGGCTGGAGGAGGTGGATACTGCTTTCACGGACACGGACTGTGTGGTGCGGCTTCCAG ATGGTCGGCAGTGGGGTGGTGTTTTCTATGCTGAGATAGAAAGTTCTTGCGCCAAAGTACAGGCTCGCAAAGGTGGCCTCCTGCAGCTGGCATTGCCCAAGAAGGTGCCTCtgctcacatggccttctctCCTG AAGAAACCTCTGGGGACCCAGGAGTTGGTGTCAGGGCTACAGTGCCAGGAGAATGGGCAGGAGCCGTCTCCCATTGCCCTGGAGCCAGGCCCTGAGCCCCGCAGGGCTAAGCAAGAGGCTCGGAACCAGAAGCGGGCCCAGGGACGTGGTGAGGTAGGCGCGGGGGCTGGCCCCGGGGCCCAGGCAGGGCCCAGCGCCAAGAGGGCTGTGCATCTCCGCAGAGGGCCAGAGGGGGAAGGGTCCAGAGATGGCCCTGGACCCCGGGGCGATGCCCCCCCCTTCCTGGCTGAGTCAGCTACCCAG GCTGAGGCTGAGGAACAGCTCCAGGTACCACTGCTGAACCCCCAGACCTGCCTCCTGGGCTCGGAGGAGAGTCTAGCACTTTTGGCAGGAGAGAAGGCAGTGTCCCCCAGGAATGACCCAGTCTCCCCCGCCATGACTCGGAGCCAAGACCCTGAGAAAGGTGATCGTTCCAAAGAGGAGATGGCAGTAGCAGCAGATGCTGCACCCTTGGTGGATG AGCCCGACATGGTGAACCTGGCATTTGTCAAGAATGACTCGTATGAGAAAGGGCCGGACTCCGTGGTGGTGCACGTATACGTGAAGGAAATCTGCAGGGACACCTCTCGCGTGCTCTTCCGTGAGCAGGACTTCATGCTTATCTTCCAGACCAG GGATGGAAACTTCCTGAGGCTGCACCCGGGCTGTGGGCCTCACACCATCTTCCGTTGGCAGGTGAAGCTCAG GAACCTGATTGAGCCAGAGCAGTGCACCTTCTGCTTCACGGCCTCTCGCATTGACATCTGCCTCCGAAAGCGGCAGAGTCAGCGCTGGGGGGGCCTGGAGGCCCCAGCTGCACGAG GTGCAGTGGGTGGTGCAAAGGTGGTCGTGCCGACAGGTCCAACCCCTCTGGATTCAACCCCACCGGGAGGTGCCCCACACCCCCTGACAGGCCAGGAGGAAGCCCGGGCTGTGGAGAAGGAGAAACCGAAGGCTCGATCTGAGGACACAGCGCTGGATGGTGTGGCAGCCCGCACCCCCATGGAGCATGTAGCCCCAAAGCCAGAGCCACACCTGGCCTCG CCCAAGCCCACATGTATGGTGCCCCCAATGCCCCACAGCCCTGTGAGTGGAGACAGcgtggaggaagaggaggaagaagagaagaaggtgTGTCTGCCGGGCTTCACTGGCCTTGTCAATCTCGGTAACACTTGCTTCATGAACAGTGTCATTCAGTCTCTGTCCAACACTCGGGAGCTCCGGGACTTCTTCCATG ACCGCTCCTTTGAGGCCGAGATCAACTACAACAACCCACTGGGGACAGGTGGGCGTCTGGCCATTGGCTTTGCCGTGCTGCTGCGGGCGCTGTGGAAGGGCACCCACCATGCCTTCCAGCCTTCTAAGTTGAAG GCCATTGTGGCGAGCAAGGCCAGCCAGTTCACAGGCTATGCACAGCACGATGCCCAGGAATTCATGGCTTTCCTGTTGGATGGGCTGCACGAGGACCTGAACCGCATACAGAACAAGCCGTACACGGAGACAGTGGACTCAGATGGGCGGCCCGATGAG GTGGTGGCGGAGGAGGCATGGCAGCGGCACAAGATGAGGAATGACTCTTTCATCGTGGACCTGTTTCAGGGCCAGTACAAGTCGAAGCTGGTGTGCCCTGTGTGTGCCAAG GTCTCCATCACGTTTGACCCATTCCTGTACCTGCCAGTGCCCTTGCCACAGAAGCAAAAGGTTCTACCCGTCTTCTATTTTGCCCGGGAGCCCCACAGCAAGCCCATCAAG TTCCTGGTGAGCATCAGCAAGGAGAACTCCAGTGCAAGTGAAGTGTTGGACTCCCTCTCTCAGAGTGTCCATGTGAAGCCTGAGAACCTGCGTCTGGCCGAG GTGATTAAGAATCGCTTCCACCGTGTATTCCTGCCCTCCCAGTCATTGGACACTGTGTCCCCATCCGACACGCTCCTCTGCTTCGAGCTGTTATCCCCAGAGTTGGCCAAGGAGCGGGTGGTGGTGCTAGAGGTACAACAG CGCCCCCAGGTGCCCAGCATCCCGATCTCCAAGTGTGCAGCCTGCCAGCGGAAGCAGCAGTCCGAGGACGAGAAGCTGAAACGCTGCACCCGGTGCTATCGTGTGGGCTACTGCAACCA GCTCTGCCAGAAAACCCACTGGCCTGACCATAAGGGCCTCTGCCGCCCTGAGAACATTGGCTACCCCTTCCTGGTCAGTGTACCTGCCTCACGCCTCACTTATGCCCGTCTTGCTCAGTTGCTAGAGGGCTATGCCCG GTATTCTGTGAGCGTATTCCAGCCACCCTTCCAGCCTGGCCGCATGGCCTTGGAGGCCCAGGGCCCTGGCTGCACCACGTTGCTCTCCACTAGCTCCCTGGAGGCTGGGGACAGTGAGAGGGACTCCATTCAGCCACCTGAGCTCCAACTGGTGACCCCCGTGGCTGAGGGGGACACAGGGATTGCCCGGGCATGGGCAGCCCCTGATCGGTGCCCTGTGCCCAGCACCAGTGGGGTTTCTTCCGAGATGCTGGCCAGTGGGTCCATTGATGTTGGCTCCATGCCTGCTGGTGAAAGGGTGTCCCGGCCCGAAG CTGCTGTGCCCGGCTACCAACATCCAAGTGAAGCCATGAATTCCCACACATCCCagttccttatctataaaattgacTCATCCAACCGAGAGCAGCGGCTAGAGGACAAAG GAGATACCCCACTGGAGCTGGGTGATGACTGCAGCCTGGCTCTTGTCTGGCGGAACAACGAGCGCCTGCCAGAGTTCGTGTTGGTGGCCTCCAAGGAGCTGGAATGTGCGGAGGATGCAGGCTCTGCCGGGGAAGCTGCCCGTGCCGGCCACTTCACTCTGGACCAGTGCCTGAACCTCTTCACGCGGCCGGAGGTGCTGGCACCCGAGGAGGCTTG GTACTGCCCACAGTGCAAACAACACCGCGAGGCCTCCAAGCAGCTGCTGCTGTGGCGCCTGCCCAACGTGCTCATTGTGCAGCTCAAGCGCTTCTCCTTCCGCAGTTTCATCTGGCGTGACAAGATCAACGACTTAGTGGAGTTCCCTGTTCG GAACCTGGACCTGAGCAAGTTCTGCATTGGTCAGAAAGAGGAGCAGCTGCCCAGCTACGACCTGTATGCCGTCATCAACCACTACGGAGGCATGATCGGTGGTCACTACACCGCCTGTGCACGCCTGCCCAGTGACCGCAGCAGCCAGCGCAGCGACGTGG GCTGGCGCTTGTTTGATGACAGCACGGTGACAACAGTAGACGAGAGCCAGGTTGTGACGCGTTATGCCTATGTACTCTTCTACCGCCGGCGGAACTCTCCTGTGGAGAGGCCCCCCCGGGCAGGTCACTCTGAGCACCACCCAGACCTAGGCCCTGCagctgaggctgctgccagccag GGACTAGGCCCTGGCCAGGCCCCCGAGGTGGCCCCCACGCGGACAGCCCCTGAACGCTTCGCCCCCCCTGTGGACCGCCCAGCCCCCACCTACAGCAACATGGAGGAGGTCGATTAG